A single region of the Buteo buteo chromosome 16, bButBut1.hap1.1, whole genome shotgun sequence genome encodes:
- the SYT8 gene encoding synaptotagmin-8 yields the protein MPAGFSQAGGQVLLPGLAGSSPLAFHLHERRLGQWRGGADGAAGAAWFLGWQSRLSCFGRAVQPPSLLHPQLGVQQGPVSPRSVPLPRQPSLAVAVAARKGMVMASPLTSSPVTIPTTAPPGFLGGWLNRIPLPRWALIAVVVAVGVLLLLFLICIVRCCCGKKKPKKKERVSMTAVSSSTTTSLVQPEMEDLEQGTEQTGRGKLQYSLEYNFRAQELKVGVKQAAELKAMDSGGTSDPYVIVYLTSDTKKRYETKVYRKTLNPVFNESFTFQVPQAEVPESTLVMQIYDFNRFAKHDIIGEVRLPLASVSLQHVIEQWSDLAAAGKVEEEQLGEICFSLRYVPSTGKLTVVILEAKKLKRMNSHGLSDPFVKVHLILNRKKWKKKMTSVKKNTLTPYFNEVFVFEVPFNQIKNVDVVISIWDHDRVTKNEPIGKLFLGCRASGNQLRHWSDMLSNPRRPLTQWHSLQPPDVVDKALGLKSHLKLPLPPR from the exons ATGCCCGCCGGCTTCTcgcaggcaggagggcaggtTTTGCTTCCTGGTCTGGCAGGGAGTTCCCCGCTGGCTTTTCACCTGCACGAGCGCCGCTTGGGTCAGTGGCGAGGTGGGGCCGACGGAGCTGCTGGGGCCGCCTGGTTCCTGGGCTGGCAAAGCAGACTTTCCTGTTTCGGCCGTGCCGTGCAGCCACcatccctgctgcaccctcagCTCGGCGTCCAGCAGGGTCCTGTCTCGCCCCGCAGCGTGCCCCTGCCAC GTCAGCCCAGCTTAGCTGTGGCAGTGGCAGCCAGGAAAGGCATGGTGATGGCCTCCCCGCTCACCAGTAGCCCCGTGACCATCCCCACCACAGCTCCGCCAGGCTTCCTGGGTGGCTGGCTGAACCGGATCCCAT TACCCAGATGGGCACTCATCGCTGTGGTTGTGGCAGTTGGagttcttctcctcctcttcctcatctgCATTGTCAGGTGCTGCTGTGGCAAGAAGAAACCCAAGAAGAAGGAGAGAGTCAGCATGACTGCAGTCAGCAGCTCCACCACAACCAGCCTC GTCCAGCCCGAGATGGAGGACCTGGAGCAGGGCACAGAGCAGACGGGGCGAGGGAAGCTGCAGTACTCCCTAGAGTACAACTTCCGTGCGCAGGAG CTGAAAGTCGGAGTGAAGCAGGCAGCCGAGCTGAAGGCCATGGACAGCGGAGGCACATCTGATCCATATGTGATCGTCTACCTAACGTCTGATACAAAGAAGAGGTACGAGACCAAGGTTTACCGCAAGACCCTGAACCCAGTCTTCAATGAGAGCTTCACTTTCCAG GTACCCCAGGCGGAGGTGCCTGAGTCCACGCTCGTGATGCAGATCTACGACTTCAACCGCTTTGCCAAGCATGACATCATTGGCGAGGTCCGGCTGCCCCTGGCCAGTGTCAGCCTGCAGCATGTCATTGAGCAGTGGAGCGACCTGGCAGCGGCCGGTAAAGTGGAG GAAGAGCAGCTGGGTGAGATCTGCTTCTCGCTGCGCTACGTCCCCAGCACTGGCAAGCTGACTGTGGTCATCCTGGAAGCCAAGAAACTGAAGCGGATGAACTCCCATGGGCTCTCAG ATCCTTTTGTCAAGGTGCATCTCATCCTGAacaggaagaaatggaagaagaaaatgacaaGTGTGAAGAAAAACACCTTAACACCTTACTTCAATGAGGTGTTTGTTTTTGAGGTGCCTTTCAATCAGATCAAG AACGTGGACGTGGTCATCTCCATCTGGGATCACGACAGAGTGACCAAGAATGAGCCCATCGGCAAACTCTTCCTTGGCTGCCGAGCCTCGGGCAACCAGCTGCGGCACTGGTCCGACATGCTGTCCAACCCACGCCGGCCCCTCACCCAGTGGCAcagcctgcagcccccagaTGTGGTCGACAAAGCCCTGGGGCTAAAGTCCCACCTCAAGTTGCCCCTGCCCCCCAGATAG